A window of the Plasmodium vivax chromosome 12, whole genome shotgun sequence genome harbors these coding sequences:
- a CDS encoding hypothetical protein, conserved (encoded by transcript PVX_118285A), whose product MNDNPYIPVIEKLNNEKNPNFYICGNGFIAPLDIKNLKKISNTEKKNLQRVFKMMDKDNTGKISVCNLHDILHKYNYKISKSEVERMIWEFDDNMDNCLDYDEIYFLYLRCVNDKKKQIPSDLYNIIQFFMFDYEMNGYITVEKTLQILYVRFGREKMDLEVQEIFGDKYEDESGVEKQIYLKEYLDNEKKRIRKFRLSSLTVSVRLQK is encoded by the exons atgaacgacAACCCGTACATACCCGTtatcgaaaaattaaataatgaaaagaatCCCAACTTTTATATTTGTGGAAATGGATTTATAGCCCCACTGGACatcaaaaatttgaaaaaaatttccaacacggaaaaaaaaaatctgcagAGAGTTTTTAAGATGATGGACAAGGACAATACAGGAAAAATTTCCGTTTGCAATCTGCATGacattttgcataaatataaCTACAAGATTTCCAAG AGCGAAGTCGAAAGAATGATATGGGAGTTCGATGACAACATGGACAACTGCCTAGACTAtgatgaaatttattttctctaCTTGCGGTGCGTAAACGacaagaagaagcaaattcCAAGTGACCTATACAACataattcaatttttcatGTTCGATTACGAAATGAATGGGTACATAACTGTGGAGAAAACGCTGCAAATTTTGTATGTGCGTTTTGGTcgagaaaaaatggacttGGAAGTTCAGGAAATTTTTGGAGACAAATATGAAGATGAGTCTGGGGTGGAAAAGCAGATATACCTGAAGGAGTACCTcgataatgaaaaaaagcgaaTTCGAAAATTCAGGTTATCCTCGCTGACCGTTTCCGTGCGATTGCAAAAGTGA